The DNA window AACCTGGGGCTCCCGCGACTCGGAGTCGTGGGAGCGGGTTGGGCCACGTTCGTGTCCCGGGTCTTCATGGCGCTAGCCATGATCGGATGGGTTCTTTTGCATCAGGGGAAAGAGCTCCGCAGAACGTCTTTCGCTCCCGAGTGGGTGCGTTTCCGACGTTTGTTCGATCTGGGAGTCCCCGCGGCCTTTCAGATCACTCTCGAGCTCGGCCTCTTCGCCGTGGCGACCGGCCTCGCGGGCCGGCTCGATCCCGCCTCGCTCGCGGCGCATCAGGTTGCCATCACCGTGGCCTCGACGACGTTCATGGTTCCTCTCGGCGTTTCCTCCGCGGCCGCCGTTCGTGTGGGGCGTGCCGTTGGCCGACACGACCCCGAGGCAATCGCTCGCTCCGGCTGGACCGCGATTCTTCTCGGCGTCTCGTTCATGGCGACGGCGATGCTCACCCTGTTGCTCGTGCCGCGGCATATCATCGGCCTATTCACCGCCGATGGCGACGTCCTCTCCGTTGGTATCTCGCTGCTCCGGGTGGCCGCGTTCTTCCAGCTCTTCGATGGACTTCAGGTGGTTACCATCGGAGTACTCCGAGGCCTCGGAGACACGCGAACACCCATGTTTGCTTCCCTCGCGGGCTATTGGGTCCTGGGTCTTCCGGTGGGATACACGCTCACGTTCACTCTGGATCGAGGCGTATCGGGGCTCTGGGTAGGCATGCTCGTCGGGCTCGCTAGCGTCGGAGCCGTCCTCCTCGGGGTTTGGGTGCGCCGGCTTCGCAAGCTGACTTCGAGCGGCATGGCGCGCTAGCAGGGTGATAATAACCCAGCCCACCCTGCGCGAGCGGAGCGAGCCCGGCGCGCTGGCCGCGCCGTAAACAGATCGAGCCGTGGCGGCTGATCGATCGCGGGTCCCGCCACGGCACTGAGCTCTCTGATGAGTCAGCTCAAAAGAAAAAGGGGCGAGGCCGTCCCCCAACCATGGACAAAATCGTCCACTTCGGCCTCGCCCCACCGAACCGTTCCGAAACAGCTGTTCCAAGAACCGTTCTGAATCGAAACGCCGGTCCCGTTAAAGACGAGCAATTAAAGCTGAT is part of the Vicinamibacteria bacterium genome and encodes:
- a CDS encoding MATE family efflux transporter; amino-acid sequence: NLGLPRLGVVGAGWATFVSRVFMALAMIGWVLLHQGKELRRTSFAPEWVRFRRLFDLGVPAAFQITLELGLFAVATGLAGRLDPASLAAHQVAITVASTTFMVPLGVSSAAAVRVGRAVGRHDPEAIARSGWTAILLGVSFMATAMLTLLLVPRHIIGLFTADGDVLSVGISLLRVAAFFQLFDGLQVVTIGVLRGLGDTRTPMFASLAGYWVLGLPVGYTLTFTLDRGVSGLWVGMLVGLASVGAVLLGVWVRRLRKLTSSGMAR